One region of Zingiber officinale cultivar Zhangliang chromosome 7B, Zo_v1.1, whole genome shotgun sequence genomic DNA includes:
- the LOC122007243 gene encoding uncharacterized protein LOC122007243 has protein sequence MKLRSKGGDDASVRLEIVRAGSSISGGQTHSFFEPHSEVGSETTPTQPRGGGATAAVGAPEKKLTLFAFRVAMLEKSATGIGTLAFVWATVVILGGFAITLERKDFVFVTVIIVTESARVYSRSHELEWQHQSTWAMAAAVGERSSLRAVRSSSRFFLRTLKAALHPLSVLQIEHAEAGSEHDRNSPTNDQGNAVRVADRSRSWQLPNVPLLPYAGWVFVAKNTSRLLLWLQIASSAACVALSITRLVQHDFGEGGSEHRNRKGALILFYSLALAEAMIFLMEKAYWWWQISYCCLFRVVSRECFPGSSGGVDVAVTRFFYDTYSKCVAGSVFDGLKMDLVSFATELLASNLRDEQLIGARVLRSFAGSDDFGFDTLRKIGTSTAVVERLVEMLSWKNAHPKQEEELRRCAAEILTKLAGKRQNVLRVGAVPSAMAAISSLLGKPADTAGDYGTYDFSAFNLLGLSLLKRLAADHDNCWKISNSRGLLPKIIDLTGASRTLLTNELAPESQIKTVKRALEVVKMLAGTTGDPGIMLRQQLSEIVFTVSNVREIIRYGERHRELQTLAIEILKNLALDGDAKDQIGRTGQVTSLLLAIFLNPSVTNEEKPLRNQAGETLSILALESKNNCNRIADEPEVLSRLMEALDGGDEIQLNASRILRNLCAYGGARTGPRQHLQPITAALPTVLKAIMATEGKLLEASLGLTTQICKLTNAPGEFSDALSRAGLEEAELAEKLAAILRKYASPEITVPRMRRFVINQAIWMMKSNRSSIDQFNKLGMERLLESVAETTSELECFHIFSGSVGFSRQSKSLLSRVEKALKLMRSIGS, from the exons ATGAAGCTTCGATCGAAAGGAGGGGATGATGCGAGCGTCAGATTGGAAATCGTCCGCGCCGGAAGCAGCATCTCCGGCGGACAGACGCACTCCTTCTTCGAGCCCCACTCCGAAGTTGGCAGCGAGACGACGCCGACTCAGCCCCGCGGAGGCGGCGCCACCGCAGCCGTTGGGGCGCCGGAGAAGAAGCTCACCCTCTTCGCCTTCCGCGTCGCGATGCTGGAGAAGTCGGCCACCGGCATCGGCACGCTCGCCTTCGTCTGGGCCACCGTCGTCATCCTCGGCGGCTTCGCCATCACGCTCGAGCGCAAGGACTTCGTCTTCGTCACGGTCATCATCGTCACCGAGTCCGCCCGCGTGTACAGCCGCAGCCACGAGCTGGAGTGGCAGCACCAGTCCACGTGGGCGATGGCTGCCGCGGTCGGCGAGCGGTCCAGCCTCCGCGCCGTCCGGTCCAGCTCCCGGTTCTTCCTCCGCACCTTGAAGGCCGCGCTCCACCCCCTCTCCGTCCTCCAAATTGAGCACGCCGAGGCCGGCAGTGAACACGACCGGAATTCCCCCACAAACGACCAAGGAAATGCTGTCCGCGTCGCCGACCGGAGTCGCTCGTGGCAGCTTCCCAACGTTCCCCTGCTTCCCTACGCCGGTTGGGTCTTCGTCGCCAAGAACACCAGCCGACTTCTCTTGTGGCTCCAAATCGCCTCGTCCGCCGCTTGCGTCGCCCTTTCCATAACGCGCCTGGTTCAGCACGACTTCGGCGAGGGCGGCTCCGAGCACAGGAACCGGAAAGGTGCGCTAATCCTCTTCTACTCCCTCGCGCTCGCCGAAGCCATGATCTTTTTGATGGAGAAGGCCTACTGGTGGTGGCAAATATCCTACTGCTGCCTCTTCCGGGTCGTGAGCCGCGAGTGCTTCCCCGGGAGCTCCGGCGGCGTCGACGTCGCCGTGACGCGCTTCTTCTATGACACCTACTCCAAGTGCGTCGCCGGCAGCGTCTTTGACGGGCTAAAGATGGACCTTGTGAGTTTCGCCACGGAGCTCTTGGCCTCGAACTTGCGCGACGAGCAGCTTATCGGCGCGAGGGTGCTGCGGAGCTTCGCCGGAAGCGACGATTTTGGCTTCGATACGCTCCGCAAGATCGGCACCTCGACTGCCGTCGTTGAGCGGCTCGTTGAGATGCTGAGCTGGAAGAACGCGCACCCGAAGCAGGAAGAGGAGCTCCGCCGCTGCGCGGCAGAGATCCTGACGAAACTCGCCGGGAAGAGGCAGAACGTGCTCCGCGTCGGCGCCGTTCCCAGCGCGATGGCTGCGATCTCGTCGTTGCTTGGAAAGCCGGCGGACACCGCCGGCGACTATGGCACCTATGATTTCTCAGCGTTCAATCTTCTGGGGTTGTCCCTCCTCAAAAGGCTCGCCGCCGACCACGACAACTGCTGGAAGATCAGCAACTCGCGCGGGCTCTTGCCCAAGATCATCGATCTCACCGGGGCGAGCAGGACTCTTCTGACCAACGAACTGGCGCCGGAGTCGCAGATCAAGACGGTGAAGCGAGCGCTGGAGGTCGTAAAGATGCTCGCTGGCACCACCGGCGACCCCGGCATAATGCTCCGGCAGCAGCTATCGGAGATAGTCTTCACGGTGAGCAACGTGAGGGAGATCATCCGCTACGGGGAGCGCCACAGGGAGCTGCAGACTCTAGCGATCGAGATACTGAAGAACCTCGCCTTGGACGGCGACGCCAAGGACCAAATCGGCAGAACCGGACAAGTAACGAGTCTTCTCCTTGCCATCTTCTTGAATCCATCAGTCACAAACGAGGAGAAGCCGCTGAGGAATCAAGCAGGGGAGACGCTGTCGATCCTGGCGCTGGAAAGCAAGAACAATTGCAATCGAATCGCCGACGAACCAGAGGTGTTGAGCCGACTTATGGAAGCGCTCGACGGCGGCGACGAGATCCAGCTGAACGCGTCCAGGATTCTGCGCAATCTATGCGCCTACGGCGGAGCCAGAACTGGCCCTCGGCAACACCTCCAGCCAATCACCGCCGCTCTGCCCACC GTGCTGAAAGCGATCATGGCGACGGAGGGCAAATTACTGGAGGCATCGCTGGGTCTCACAACGCAGATCTGCAAACTGACGAACGCTCCCGGCGAATTCTCCGACGCGCTCAGCCGAGCGGGCCTCGAGGAAGCCGAGCTGGCGGAGAAGCTGGCGGCGATTCTGCGGAAATACGCGAGTCCCGAGATCACGGTTCCGAGGATGAGGAGGTTCGTGATCAATCAGGCCATTTGGATGATGAAGTCGAACAGGAGCAGCATCGATCAGTTCAATAAGCTGGGGATGGAGAGGCTGCTGGAGTCGGTGGCGGAGACGACGTCGGAGCTCGAGTGCTTCCATATCTTCTCCGGCAGCGTCGGCTTCAGCCGGCAAAGCAAGAGCCTGTTGTCTCGTGTAGAGAAGGCACTGAAGCTCATGAGATCGATCGGTAGCTGA